CAGGGGGTTGACCTTTTCCTCGCGGTACATCTTCATCATCTCCTGCTGCATCTGCTGCGGACTGCCCTTGAGGCGTTCGCGCATTTCCATGATGCGGGGATTGATCTTCTTCATCTTGGCCATGCTGCGGTACGCGCTGGCGTTGAGCCAATAGAACGCGGCCTTGATCAGCACCACCAGCAGCACGATCGACCAGCCCCAGTTCGCCACGAAGCCGTGGATCTTCTCCAGCAGCCAATACAGCGGCTTGGCCAGAATGGTCAGCCAGCCGTAGTCCTTGACCAGCTCCAGGCCTGGGGCGATCTTTTCGAGCACCTTTTCTTCCTGCGGGCCGAGGAAAAGGCGCGAGGACCGGCTCAGGCTCTGGCCGGGTTCGATGCTGTCCAGCGCGATGATGCTGCCCACCGAGAACAGGTTGTTGTCGATCTTGCGTGCGAAGTTTTCGCGCGACACGCCTTCGTCGATCAACCAGGCCGACGCGAAGTAGTGCTGCACCATCGCGACATAGCCATCGTTCGACGATTTCACATACTCGGCCTTGTCCTTTTCGATGTTGGCGAACTCGACCTTCTGGTATTTCTTTTCATACGTATAGACGGCCGGACCGGTGAAAGTCGAATAGAAGGGCGTCTCGCTGCTCAGCTTGCTGCCATCGCGCACCAGCTGGACATAGAGCTGCGGCTTCACGGCCTGGCTGCCCACGTTCTGCACTTCGTGCCGCACACCGATCGCGTAGCTGCCACGTTGGATGGTGTAGGTCTTGACCAGCTTCACGCCACCCACTTCGGCAGACTCGAAGCGCACCTGCAGTTCGTCCTGCCCGTCGGCCAACGCCGTGGGATTGCCCACCAAGGTCATGGGGGTCTTGTGGGTCGGGAAATTGCCACCGATCAGGCCAGTCTGCGCCACATAGATGTGCTCACCGCCCTGCGTCAGCAAGGTGAAGGGCTGCGCGGTCTGGTCCTTGCTCTGCCGGGTTGCCTCGGCGTGCTTGAGCAATTGCGAGCCGATCACCGAGCCGCCTTCGCTGTTGAAGACCAGTTTGAAGAGATCGGTGGTGACTTCGTGACGCTGGGCCACGGCACCAGGAGCGGCAGCCGGTGCCGCGCCACCCGCAGCGCCCGACGAAGATCCGCCTGTGGCAGTGGGCACGCCCTCATTTGGGTTGCCTGCGACTGCTTGACCCGTAGAGGAGGCAGGCGCCGTCACGGCTGGCGCCGCGCCTGGGAAGAAGGTGGGTTTGTGACCATTGTGGATTTGCCACTTGTCCCAGATCAGGACCATCGACAAACCAAAAATGACCCACAGGATCGACCGACGGATGTCATTCATGACGGGTTCTTCTTTTCGCAGGAAGTTGAAATCAAGCTGGAGAACAGCGCTGGCATGGAGGCGGGCACGGCATCATGACCACCTTCGCACCAAGGGTGGCAGCGGACCAGCCGCCGCAGCATGAGATAGCTGCCGCCGAGAGCTCCGTGACGCTCCAGCGCGCCGATGGCATAAACCGAGCAGGAGGGCTCGAATCTGCACGTGTTGCCCAGCCAAGGACTGAGCAGCAAGCGATAGCCCTTAACCAATCCCAGAAGGCCCAGACGCGGCCAGTCAGACGGCATGGCGCACCTCCGCAGGCTTTGCCACGCGGGGCGCGGAATGCGACGCCAGCAGTTGCTCCAGCTCGGCACGCACGGCGCGCTTGAGCGCATCGGAAGTGGCGCTCACGAATTGCTCTCGGTTGAACGTGCTGCGCAAACGCACCACATGGGCTGCCTGTGGCAGGTGGGCAGCCTGATGACGGGCGACTTCGTAAATCTGGCGGCGGATGGCGTTGCGCGTCACGGCGCGCTTGGCCCAGCGTTTGGGCAACAGCACGCCCAACCAGGCATCGGGCACAGGAAACAAGGCCCGGCCCCCGCTCGCGCCGGAAAGAGCCGCGCGGTGCAATGCGAAATGGGGGGTTTTGGCCACAGGAGCGCCGGCCATGACAGCCTGAAACTGTTGCCGGGACCGCAGCCGCTGGATCACCGCAGAATCGTCCGGGTCACGCGGTGAGGTGCCGGGCAAGTGGATGCCGGCAAAACGACCGCAGCCTCAGACA
The sequence above is a segment of the Hydrogenophaga sp. BPS33 genome. Coding sequences within it:
- a CDS encoding ribonuclease P protein component, translating into MAGAPVAKTPHFALHRAALSGASGGRALFPVPDAWLGVLLPKRWAKRAVTRNAIRRQIYEVARHQAAHLPQAAHVVRLRSTFNREQFVSATSDALKRAVRAELEQLLASHSAPRVAKPAEVRHAV
- the yidC gene encoding membrane protein insertase YidC; the protein is MNDIRRSILWVIFGLSMVLIWDKWQIHNGHKPTFFPGAAPAVTAPASSTGQAVAGNPNEGVPTATGGSSSGAAGGAAPAAAPGAVAQRHEVTTDLFKLVFNSEGGSVIGSQLLKHAEATRQSKDQTAQPFTLLTQGGEHIYVAQTGLIGGNFPTHKTPMTLVGNPTALADGQDELQVRFESAEVGGVKLVKTYTIQRGSYAIGVRHEVQNVGSQAVKPQLYVQLVRDGSKLSSETPFYSTFTGPAVYTYEKKYQKVEFANIEKDKAEYVKSSNDGYVAMVQHYFASAWLIDEGVSRENFARKIDNNLFSVGSIIALDSIEPGQSLSRSSRLFLGPQEEKVLEKIAPGLELVKDYGWLTILAKPLYWLLEKIHGFVANWGWSIVLLVVLIKAAFYWLNASAYRSMAKMKKINPRIMEMRERLKGSPQQMQQEMMKMYREEKVNPLGGCFPILIQIPVFIALYWVLLSSVEMRNAPWMAWITDLSSPDPYFILPLVMAVTTMIQTSLNPLPPDPLQAKLMWLMPLMFSVMFFFFPSGLVLYWITNNVLTILQQAYINKSMGVPLKFNMPKFT
- the yidD gene encoding membrane protein insertion efficiency factor YidD, which translates into the protein MPSDWPRLGLLGLVKGYRLLLSPWLGNTCRFEPSCSVYAIGALERHGALGGSYLMLRRLVRCHPWCEGGHDAVPASMPALFSSLISTSCEKKNPS